The Anabrus simplex isolate iqAnaSimp1 chromosome 1, ASM4041472v1, whole genome shotgun sequence genome window below encodes:
- the tna gene encoding zinc finger MIZ domain-containing protein 2 isoform X1: protein MLGYTSYREWSPGGATQQQLSVVTTVWGVTTSTQSGPHNNFPGSAGSGAGGVGPGAAGYAQQGPPSKQGTPFAAGYRQGVPPGGVGGGYGGPGPQSTGGGMSAAGGTAGGGPGNPGVQEGGAQYHPSPSALSAAAMVAAATATATATASVVALQERQEMNSQFNQMNSVPQHGMPAQQYGTAYGGQRSHGPMGIGNPTTAMTTMGNMGMGSMGGGMNGMSPMNSMASMGMMGQNGAMHGNMMGGMGPGSMPMNKMGMQGPGPQVYPRRMAPYPSPAMHMSQKRQQGYPNPAAGPNMQAGFSPTGAPQYPSGYGSGRPGFQNQYPPQQSMGPTGTFGPGTGVRGSGVGIRQNTPPYSTNGQAGHQYFGAGGMPGAMSAHHNGAAGGAQFPPHHQAGAGPQYGSTGTAAQYSAAAAASQFQQDVNSMRNNMSYQHSPIPGNPTPPLTPASSMPPYISPNPDVKPNFSELKPPLPIQKDDELRLTFPVRDGIILPPFRLEHNLAVSNHVFQLKPTVHQTLMWRSDLELQLKCFHHEDRQMNTNWPASVQVSVNATPLSIDRGENKTSHKPLYLKEVCQPGRNTIQITVSACCCSHLFVLQLVHRPSVRSVLQGLLRKRLLTADHCIAKIKRNFSNTASSGGGMGTDRDGVEQTALKVSLKCPITFKRITLPARGHDCKHIQCFDLESYLQLNCERGSWRCPVCNKPAQLEGLEVDQYMWGILNTLNSSEVEEVTIDSSANWKPAKSLQGIKTEDDSDSCGAKRMNKAMSPGSMTLPTMNNWDMNQAMSPYIPPDMNSIASGSMMNSGPPPYNASGMSRGNSYDFGAGSNPSSNEYSGGGGPLSHLSESVNSLDPLNAMEKTLNEQMPHTPHTPHTPHTPHTPGGTPGSAHTPGGGNSGPPSVPPATSTDNQSSGPGSNNTANNSSNNSSSSHANSGNTGSTTNQTTETPDIPSDLNFDPAAVIDGEGQGQEGLNLLPDNVVDPMELLSYLDPPDLATPPSSGASSNGNNGTPGNTTSDDILALFE, encoded by the exons ATGCTGGGCTATACTTCCTACAG GGAGTGGTCGCCGGGCGGCGCCACGCAGCAACAGTTGTCAGTGGTGACCACGGTGTGGGGAGTGACTACCTCCACGCAGTCGGGTCCCCACAACAACTTCCCGGGCAGCGCGGGCTCGGGGGCGGGCGGCGTTGGGCCAGGGGCGGCGGGTTACGCACAGCAAGGGCCGCCCTCCAAACAGGGCACCCCGTTCGCGGCCGGCTATCGTCAGGGCGTACCCCCAGG TGGTGTCGGTGGAGGGTATGGCGGACCTGGGCCCCAGTCGACTGGTGGGGGGATGAGTGCAGCGGGAGGCACAGCCGGCGGAGGACCGGGTAACCCCGGGGTGCAGGAGGGTGGTGCACAATACCATCCCTCGCCTTCAGCTCTTAGTGCAGCAGCAATGGTGGCAGCGGCGACCGCCACCGCGACGGCTACCGCCAGCGTTGTGGCACTCCAGGAGCGACAAGAGATGAACTCGCAGTTTAACCAG ATGAATAGTGTTCCTCAACATGGTATGCCAGCCCAGCAGTATGGGACAGCATATGGTGGGCAGCGAAGTCATGGACCCATGGGGATTGGAAATCCTACTACGGCTATGACTACCATGGGCAACATGGGCATGGGTTCAATGGGTGGTGGCATGAATGGCATGAGCCCTATGAACTCTATGGCCAGCATGGGCATGATGGGACAGAATGGTGCAATGCATGGGAACATGATGGGAGGAATGGGACCAGGTTCTATGCCCATGAACAAGATGGGAATGCAG GGACCAGGGCCACAAGTGTATCCCAGGCGGATGGCTCCCTATCCAAGTCCTGCAATGCATATGAGCCAAAAAAGGCAGCAGGGATATCCTAATCCTGCAGCTGGACCAAATATGCAGGCAGGATTTTCACCAACAGGTGCTCCTCAA TACCCCAGTGGTTATGGTAGTGGGAGGCCTGGCTTTCAAAATCAGTACCCACCCCAGCAATCTATGGGCCCTACCGGTACTTTTGGGCCTGGAACTGGGGTTAGAGGTAGTGGTGTGGGTATTAGACAAAACACACCACCGTACTCTACGAATGGTCAAGCTGGCCATCAATACTTCGGTGCAGGGGGTATGCCTGGTGCAATGTCTGCGCACCACAATGGTGCAGCAGGAGGCGCACAGTTTCCACCTCACCACCAAGCAGGAGCTGGGCCTCAGTACGGGAGTACGGGAACAGCAGCGCAGTATAGTGCAGCAGCAGCGGCTAGCCAGTTTCAGCAAGACGTAAACAGCATGCGAAACAACATGAGCTACCAGCACAGTCCCATTCCCGGCAACCCCACTCCACCTCTTACCCCGGCAAGCAGTATGCCACCGTACATCAGTCCTAACCCTGATGTCAAGCCCAACTTCTCAGAGCTCAAGCCTCCTCTACCTATTCAGA AAGATGATGAATTACGCTTGACGTTCCCTGTACGTGATGGCATCATTCTTCCCCCGTTCCGTTTGGAACATAACCTGGCGGTCAGCAACCATGTCTTCCAACTTAAGCCCACCGTGCACCAAACCCTCATGTGGAG GTCAGACTTAGAACTCCAGTTGAAATGTTTCCACCATGAGGATCGCCAAATGAACACCAACTGGCCGGCCAGTGTTCAAGTTTCTGTGAATGCAACCCCCCTCAGTATTGACCGAGGAGAAAACAAAACTTCCCATAAACCTCTTTACCTGAAGGAAGTTTGTCAACCTGGTCGAAACACCATCCAAATTACAGTTTCAGCATGTTGTTGT TCCCATCTCTTTGTGCTACAACTTGTGCATCGGCCGAGCGTACGAAGTGTATTACAAGGTTTACTGAGGAAACGATTACTTACAGCTGACCATTGTATTGCTAAAATAAAGAGGAATTTCAGCAATACAGCATCGTCTGGTGGTGGTATGGGAACTGATAGGGATGGTGTTGAGCAGACAGCTCTTAAG GTGTCGCTGAAGTGTccaatcactttcaaaagaattaCCCTTCCTGCACGAGGCCATGATTGTAAACACATTCAGTGTTTTGATCTTGAATCCTATCTTCAGTTGAATTGTGAAAGAGGCTCCTGGAGATGTCCTGTGTGCAA TAAACCAGCTCAGCTAGAAGGCTTGGAGGTGGACCAATACATGTGGGGCATTCTCAATACCCTCAACAGTTCGGAAGTTGAAGAAGTAACTATTGACTCTTCAGCGAACTGGAAGCCCGCAAAGAGCCTTCAGGGGATCAAA ACGGAAGATGACAGTGACTCCTGTGGAGCGAAACGTATGAACAAGGCCATGTCACCAGGGAGTATGACTCTCCCCACGATGAACAACTGGGATATGAACCAGGCCATGTCTCCATACATTCCTCCTGACATGAACA GCATTGCAAGTGGCTCTATGATGAATAGTGGACCTCCTCCGTACAATGCTAGTGGAATGAGTCGGGGTAATTCTTACGATTTTGGTGCTGGTTCGAATCCAAGCAGCAACGAGTATTCGGGTGGAGGTGGGCCGTTGTCTCAtctcagtgagtcagtcaattccTTGGATCCTCTTAATGCAATGGAGAAGACATTGAATGAACAA atGCCTCACACTCCGCATACTCCTCACACACCTCATACACCGCATACCCCTGGAGGCACTCCAGGTAGTGCTCATACCCCTGGAGGGGGAAATAGTGGGCCACCAAGCGTTCCTCCTGCCACCTCAACTGACAATCAAAGTTCGGGTCCAGGCAGCAACAATACTGCCAACAACAGCAGTAACAATAGCAGCAGCAGTCATGCCAATAGTGGTAATACTGGCTCTACTACCAATCAAACAACGGAAACTCCAGATATCCCATCAGATCTCAACTTTGACCCAGCGGCTGTCATCGATGGAGAGGGCCAGGGCCAAGAGGGTCTGAAT
- the tna gene encoding zinc finger MIZ domain-containing protein 1 isoform X2: MLGYTSYSGVGGGYGGPGPQSTGGGMSAAGGTAGGGPGNPGVQEGGAQYHPSPSALSAAAMVAAATATATATASVVALQERQEMNSQFNQMNSVPQHGMPAQQYGTAYGGQRSHGPMGIGNPTTAMTTMGNMGMGSMGGGMNGMSPMNSMASMGMMGQNGAMHGNMMGGMGPGSMPMNKMGMQGPGPQVYPRRMAPYPSPAMHMSQKRQQGYPNPAAGPNMQAGFSPTGAPQYPSGYGSGRPGFQNQYPPQQSMGPTGTFGPGTGVRGSGVGIRQNTPPYSTNGQAGHQYFGAGGMPGAMSAHHNGAAGGAQFPPHHQAGAGPQYGSTGTAAQYSAAAAASQFQQDVNSMRNNMSYQHSPIPGNPTPPLTPASSMPPYISPNPDVKPNFSELKPPLPIQKDDELRLTFPVRDGIILPPFRLEHNLAVSNHVFQLKPTVHQTLMWRSDLELQLKCFHHEDRQMNTNWPASVQVSVNATPLSIDRGENKTSHKPLYLKEVCQPGRNTIQITVSACCCSHLFVLQLVHRPSVRSVLQGLLRKRLLTADHCIAKIKRNFSNTASSGGGMGTDRDGVEQTALKVSLKCPITFKRITLPARGHDCKHIQCFDLESYLQLNCERGSWRCPVCNKPAQLEGLEVDQYMWGILNTLNSSEVEEVTIDSSANWKPAKSLQGIKTEDDSDSCGAKRMNKAMSPGSMTLPTMNNWDMNQAMSPYIPPDMNSIASGSMMNSGPPPYNASGMSRGNSYDFGAGSNPSSNEYSGGGGPLSHLSESVNSLDPLNAMEKTLNEQMPHTPHTPHTPHTPHTPGGTPGSAHTPGGGNSGPPSVPPATSTDNQSSGPGSNNTANNSSNNSSSSHANSGNTGSTTNQTTETPDIPSDLNFDPAAVIDGEGQGQEGLNLLPDNVVDPMELLSYLDPPDLATPPSSGASSNGNNGTPGNTTSDDILALFE, translated from the exons ATGCTGGGCTATACTTCCTACAG TGGTGTCGGTGGAGGGTATGGCGGACCTGGGCCCCAGTCGACTGGTGGGGGGATGAGTGCAGCGGGAGGCACAGCCGGCGGAGGACCGGGTAACCCCGGGGTGCAGGAGGGTGGTGCACAATACCATCCCTCGCCTTCAGCTCTTAGTGCAGCAGCAATGGTGGCAGCGGCGACCGCCACCGCGACGGCTACCGCCAGCGTTGTGGCACTCCAGGAGCGACAAGAGATGAACTCGCAGTTTAACCAG ATGAATAGTGTTCCTCAACATGGTATGCCAGCCCAGCAGTATGGGACAGCATATGGTGGGCAGCGAAGTCATGGACCCATGGGGATTGGAAATCCTACTACGGCTATGACTACCATGGGCAACATGGGCATGGGTTCAATGGGTGGTGGCATGAATGGCATGAGCCCTATGAACTCTATGGCCAGCATGGGCATGATGGGACAGAATGGTGCAATGCATGGGAACATGATGGGAGGAATGGGACCAGGTTCTATGCCCATGAACAAGATGGGAATGCAG GGACCAGGGCCACAAGTGTATCCCAGGCGGATGGCTCCCTATCCAAGTCCTGCAATGCATATGAGCCAAAAAAGGCAGCAGGGATATCCTAATCCTGCAGCTGGACCAAATATGCAGGCAGGATTTTCACCAACAGGTGCTCCTCAA TACCCCAGTGGTTATGGTAGTGGGAGGCCTGGCTTTCAAAATCAGTACCCACCCCAGCAATCTATGGGCCCTACCGGTACTTTTGGGCCTGGAACTGGGGTTAGAGGTAGTGGTGTGGGTATTAGACAAAACACACCACCGTACTCTACGAATGGTCAAGCTGGCCATCAATACTTCGGTGCAGGGGGTATGCCTGGTGCAATGTCTGCGCACCACAATGGTGCAGCAGGAGGCGCACAGTTTCCACCTCACCACCAAGCAGGAGCTGGGCCTCAGTACGGGAGTACGGGAACAGCAGCGCAGTATAGTGCAGCAGCAGCGGCTAGCCAGTTTCAGCAAGACGTAAACAGCATGCGAAACAACATGAGCTACCAGCACAGTCCCATTCCCGGCAACCCCACTCCACCTCTTACCCCGGCAAGCAGTATGCCACCGTACATCAGTCCTAACCCTGATGTCAAGCCCAACTTCTCAGAGCTCAAGCCTCCTCTACCTATTCAGA AAGATGATGAATTACGCTTGACGTTCCCTGTACGTGATGGCATCATTCTTCCCCCGTTCCGTTTGGAACATAACCTGGCGGTCAGCAACCATGTCTTCCAACTTAAGCCCACCGTGCACCAAACCCTCATGTGGAG GTCAGACTTAGAACTCCAGTTGAAATGTTTCCACCATGAGGATCGCCAAATGAACACCAACTGGCCGGCCAGTGTTCAAGTTTCTGTGAATGCAACCCCCCTCAGTATTGACCGAGGAGAAAACAAAACTTCCCATAAACCTCTTTACCTGAAGGAAGTTTGTCAACCTGGTCGAAACACCATCCAAATTACAGTTTCAGCATGTTGTTGT TCCCATCTCTTTGTGCTACAACTTGTGCATCGGCCGAGCGTACGAAGTGTATTACAAGGTTTACTGAGGAAACGATTACTTACAGCTGACCATTGTATTGCTAAAATAAAGAGGAATTTCAGCAATACAGCATCGTCTGGTGGTGGTATGGGAACTGATAGGGATGGTGTTGAGCAGACAGCTCTTAAG GTGTCGCTGAAGTGTccaatcactttcaaaagaattaCCCTTCCTGCACGAGGCCATGATTGTAAACACATTCAGTGTTTTGATCTTGAATCCTATCTTCAGTTGAATTGTGAAAGAGGCTCCTGGAGATGTCCTGTGTGCAA TAAACCAGCTCAGCTAGAAGGCTTGGAGGTGGACCAATACATGTGGGGCATTCTCAATACCCTCAACAGTTCGGAAGTTGAAGAAGTAACTATTGACTCTTCAGCGAACTGGAAGCCCGCAAAGAGCCTTCAGGGGATCAAA ACGGAAGATGACAGTGACTCCTGTGGAGCGAAACGTATGAACAAGGCCATGTCACCAGGGAGTATGACTCTCCCCACGATGAACAACTGGGATATGAACCAGGCCATGTCTCCATACATTCCTCCTGACATGAACA GCATTGCAAGTGGCTCTATGATGAATAGTGGACCTCCTCCGTACAATGCTAGTGGAATGAGTCGGGGTAATTCTTACGATTTTGGTGCTGGTTCGAATCCAAGCAGCAACGAGTATTCGGGTGGAGGTGGGCCGTTGTCTCAtctcagtgagtcagtcaattccTTGGATCCTCTTAATGCAATGGAGAAGACATTGAATGAACAA atGCCTCACACTCCGCATACTCCTCACACACCTCATACACCGCATACCCCTGGAGGCACTCCAGGTAGTGCTCATACCCCTGGAGGGGGAAATAGTGGGCCACCAAGCGTTCCTCCTGCCACCTCAACTGACAATCAAAGTTCGGGTCCAGGCAGCAACAATACTGCCAACAACAGCAGTAACAATAGCAGCAGCAGTCATGCCAATAGTGGTAATACTGGCTCTACTACCAATCAAACAACGGAAACTCCAGATATCCCATCAGATCTCAACTTTGACCCAGCGGCTGTCATCGATGGAGAGGGCCAGGGCCAAGAGGGTCTGAAT
- the tna gene encoding zinc finger MIZ domain-containing protein 1 isoform X3, protein MSAAGGTAGGGPGNPGVQEGGAQYHPSPSALSAAAMVAAATATATATASVVALQERQEMNSQFNQMNSVPQHGMPAQQYGTAYGGQRSHGPMGIGNPTTAMTTMGNMGMGSMGGGMNGMSPMNSMASMGMMGQNGAMHGNMMGGMGPGSMPMNKMGMQGPGPQVYPRRMAPYPSPAMHMSQKRQQGYPNPAAGPNMQAGFSPTGAPQYPSGYGSGRPGFQNQYPPQQSMGPTGTFGPGTGVRGSGVGIRQNTPPYSTNGQAGHQYFGAGGMPGAMSAHHNGAAGGAQFPPHHQAGAGPQYGSTGTAAQYSAAAAASQFQQDVNSMRNNMSYQHSPIPGNPTPPLTPASSMPPYISPNPDVKPNFSELKPPLPIQKDDELRLTFPVRDGIILPPFRLEHNLAVSNHVFQLKPTVHQTLMWRSDLELQLKCFHHEDRQMNTNWPASVQVSVNATPLSIDRGENKTSHKPLYLKEVCQPGRNTIQITVSACCCSHLFVLQLVHRPSVRSVLQGLLRKRLLTADHCIAKIKRNFSNTASSGGGMGTDRDGVEQTALKVSLKCPITFKRITLPARGHDCKHIQCFDLESYLQLNCERGSWRCPVCNKPAQLEGLEVDQYMWGILNTLNSSEVEEVTIDSSANWKPAKSLQGIKTEDDSDSCGAKRMNKAMSPGSMTLPTMNNWDMNQAMSPYIPPDMNSIASGSMMNSGPPPYNASGMSRGNSYDFGAGSNPSSNEYSGGGGPLSHLSESVNSLDPLNAMEKTLNEQMPHTPHTPHTPHTPHTPGGTPGSAHTPGGGNSGPPSVPPATSTDNQSSGPGSNNTANNSSNNSSSSHANSGNTGSTTNQTTETPDIPSDLNFDPAAVIDGEGQGQEGLNLLPDNVVDPMELLSYLDPPDLATPPSSGASSNGNNGTPGNTTSDDILALFE, encoded by the exons ATGAGTGCAGCGGGAGGCACAGCCGGCGGAGGACCGGGTAACCCCGGGGTGCAGGAGGGTGGTGCACAATACCATCCCTCGCCTTCAGCTCTTAGTGCAGCAGCAATGGTGGCAGCGGCGACCGCCACCGCGACGGCTACCGCCAGCGTTGTGGCACTCCAGGAGCGACAAGAGATGAACTCGCAGTTTAACCAG ATGAATAGTGTTCCTCAACATGGTATGCCAGCCCAGCAGTATGGGACAGCATATGGTGGGCAGCGAAGTCATGGACCCATGGGGATTGGAAATCCTACTACGGCTATGACTACCATGGGCAACATGGGCATGGGTTCAATGGGTGGTGGCATGAATGGCATGAGCCCTATGAACTCTATGGCCAGCATGGGCATGATGGGACAGAATGGTGCAATGCATGGGAACATGATGGGAGGAATGGGACCAGGTTCTATGCCCATGAACAAGATGGGAATGCAG GGACCAGGGCCACAAGTGTATCCCAGGCGGATGGCTCCCTATCCAAGTCCTGCAATGCATATGAGCCAAAAAAGGCAGCAGGGATATCCTAATCCTGCAGCTGGACCAAATATGCAGGCAGGATTTTCACCAACAGGTGCTCCTCAA TACCCCAGTGGTTATGGTAGTGGGAGGCCTGGCTTTCAAAATCAGTACCCACCCCAGCAATCTATGGGCCCTACCGGTACTTTTGGGCCTGGAACTGGGGTTAGAGGTAGTGGTGTGGGTATTAGACAAAACACACCACCGTACTCTACGAATGGTCAAGCTGGCCATCAATACTTCGGTGCAGGGGGTATGCCTGGTGCAATGTCTGCGCACCACAATGGTGCAGCAGGAGGCGCACAGTTTCCACCTCACCACCAAGCAGGAGCTGGGCCTCAGTACGGGAGTACGGGAACAGCAGCGCAGTATAGTGCAGCAGCAGCGGCTAGCCAGTTTCAGCAAGACGTAAACAGCATGCGAAACAACATGAGCTACCAGCACAGTCCCATTCCCGGCAACCCCACTCCACCTCTTACCCCGGCAAGCAGTATGCCACCGTACATCAGTCCTAACCCTGATGTCAAGCCCAACTTCTCAGAGCTCAAGCCTCCTCTACCTATTCAGA AAGATGATGAATTACGCTTGACGTTCCCTGTACGTGATGGCATCATTCTTCCCCCGTTCCGTTTGGAACATAACCTGGCGGTCAGCAACCATGTCTTCCAACTTAAGCCCACCGTGCACCAAACCCTCATGTGGAG GTCAGACTTAGAACTCCAGTTGAAATGTTTCCACCATGAGGATCGCCAAATGAACACCAACTGGCCGGCCAGTGTTCAAGTTTCTGTGAATGCAACCCCCCTCAGTATTGACCGAGGAGAAAACAAAACTTCCCATAAACCTCTTTACCTGAAGGAAGTTTGTCAACCTGGTCGAAACACCATCCAAATTACAGTTTCAGCATGTTGTTGT TCCCATCTCTTTGTGCTACAACTTGTGCATCGGCCGAGCGTACGAAGTGTATTACAAGGTTTACTGAGGAAACGATTACTTACAGCTGACCATTGTATTGCTAAAATAAAGAGGAATTTCAGCAATACAGCATCGTCTGGTGGTGGTATGGGAACTGATAGGGATGGTGTTGAGCAGACAGCTCTTAAG GTGTCGCTGAAGTGTccaatcactttcaaaagaattaCCCTTCCTGCACGAGGCCATGATTGTAAACACATTCAGTGTTTTGATCTTGAATCCTATCTTCAGTTGAATTGTGAAAGAGGCTCCTGGAGATGTCCTGTGTGCAA TAAACCAGCTCAGCTAGAAGGCTTGGAGGTGGACCAATACATGTGGGGCATTCTCAATACCCTCAACAGTTCGGAAGTTGAAGAAGTAACTATTGACTCTTCAGCGAACTGGAAGCCCGCAAAGAGCCTTCAGGGGATCAAA ACGGAAGATGACAGTGACTCCTGTGGAGCGAAACGTATGAACAAGGCCATGTCACCAGGGAGTATGACTCTCCCCACGATGAACAACTGGGATATGAACCAGGCCATGTCTCCATACATTCCTCCTGACATGAACA GCATTGCAAGTGGCTCTATGATGAATAGTGGACCTCCTCCGTACAATGCTAGTGGAATGAGTCGGGGTAATTCTTACGATTTTGGTGCTGGTTCGAATCCAAGCAGCAACGAGTATTCGGGTGGAGGTGGGCCGTTGTCTCAtctcagtgagtcagtcaattccTTGGATCCTCTTAATGCAATGGAGAAGACATTGAATGAACAA atGCCTCACACTCCGCATACTCCTCACACACCTCATACACCGCATACCCCTGGAGGCACTCCAGGTAGTGCTCATACCCCTGGAGGGGGAAATAGTGGGCCACCAAGCGTTCCTCCTGCCACCTCAACTGACAATCAAAGTTCGGGTCCAGGCAGCAACAATACTGCCAACAACAGCAGTAACAATAGCAGCAGCAGTCATGCCAATAGTGGTAATACTGGCTCTACTACCAATCAAACAACGGAAACTCCAGATATCCCATCAGATCTCAACTTTGACCCAGCGGCTGTCATCGATGGAGAGGGCCAGGGCCAAGAGGGTCTGAAT